The proteins below come from a single Oxobacter pfennigii genomic window:
- a CDS encoding DUF4430 domain-containing protein gives MNKKKKIIISCLAVIAILICCLVTVSCKKDTAVPNPSRVVVNAPGDNNKDGIENIEDGNISETSEEEKNPESVKAEDETSEMPEGKADETQKEEPGKEEKEESKDVKENEGAGQNEEPQKETAVQVTPGSDENEQAPDKQATVYIRVEGYDGTLVPRRSVTAGIFDLGPYLGKASGSSAGPSSGWGVDKFKEPTAAHALVKLLQDSGYEPGKDYDLQDYGWSLYVAMIGGNREFDYRSTSGWMYRVNNVLPSVGCDGTPIKGGEEILWYFGVYGFDTLVTEMEMDSADVKAGDEVTVTLNGIKNDISTWKEYREPAKKAEIYVNGSPLIVDGNKVVTGDDGKAVIKFDTPGVYILSAERVNDKNLKDLVRPQPVTVNVK, from the coding sequence ATGAATAAGAAAAAAAAGATAATCATAAGCTGTTTAGCCGTCATTGCCATATTAATTTGTTGTTTAGTAACAGTCAGCTGTAAAAAAGATACCGCTGTTCCCAATCCTTCAAGGGTGGTAGTAAATGCTCCCGGTGATAATAACAAGGACGGGATTGAAAATATAGAAGACGGCAATATAAGTGAAACTTCAGAAGAGGAAAAGAATCCGGAAAGTGTTAAGGCAGAAGATGAAACCAGTGAAATGCCGGAAGGAAAGGCTGATGAAACCCAAAAGGAAGAGCCCGGTAAAGAAGAAAAGGAAGAAAGCAAGGATGTAAAGGAAAATGAAGGCGCCGGGCAAAATGAGGAGCCCCAAAAAGAAACTGCCGTACAGGTTACTCCCGGCAGCGATGAAAATGAACAGGCCCCGGATAAACAGGCTACAGTATATATAAGAGTGGAGGGCTATGATGGGACTCTGGTGCCCAGGAGGTCAGTAACGGCAGGCATATTTGATCTGGGTCCATATTTAGGCAAAGCATCAGGCTCCTCGGCAGGACCTTCCAGCGGTTGGGGTGTGGATAAATTTAAAGAGCCCACAGCTGCCCATGCTCTGGTAAAGCTTTTGCAGGATTCGGGATATGAGCCCGGTAAGGATTACGACCTTCAGGACTATGGATGGAGCCTTTATGTAGCCATGATCGGAGGGAACAGGGAATTTGATTACAGGAGTACTTCCGGCTGGATGTACAGGGTCAACAATGTGCTGCCTAGCGTAGGATGTGACGGGACTCCCATAAAGGGAGGAGAAGAAATACTCTGGTATTTCGGAGTATATGGTTTTGACACGCTGGTAACCGAAATGGAAATGGATTCTGCCGATGTGAAGGCCGGTGATGAGGTAACGGTAACCTTAAACGGCATTAAAAACGACATAAGCACCTGGAAGGAATACCGGGAGCCTGCAAAGAAAGCAGAAATATATGTAAATGGAAGTCCCCTTATAGTAGATGGGAATAAGGTTGTTACAGGCGATGACGGCAAGGCCGTTATTAAATTCGATACCCCCGGCGTTTATATACTGTCGGCGGAAAGAGTAAACGACAAAAATTTAAAGGACCTGGTGAGGCCTCAGCCCGTTACCGTAAATGTAAAATAA
- a CDS encoding Ig-like domain-containing protein, with amino-acid sequence MKKVFKSLIAAILIVMTMSSIAFAQVGLDITVNGAEITINGTSDHPSKNVMIQTWSGNKKYYIDAAQTDSAGNFSFEFNTEEGLNYQGKVNVGGELRDFSFSTKSSEEIAVQSVELDEDTLELEVGDSETLTATILPQNATNKKLVWKSSNTAIATVDQNGNVTAIKEGATQIEVASEADGSKKDTCDVTVTKGGGGPGPTPTPEEVSVYIRVEGYDETFVPRKRVKVSLFDLTEYLSKASGSSAQPSPGWGVDKFDGPTNAHAIVTALKGINFKKDKDYRLEDYGYALYISMIGGDREIERGTMSGWMYSVNERLPNVGCQEKLLKEGDEILWFYGAFGFETWVTELTADKKEVKAGEEVSVELEGTSADINTNKHTTAKIADATILVNGKEYKVDGKVVKTDKDGNAAIKFDKAGSYTLSAVRYGENNKGSQKDIVRPIPVTIKVTSETSGPPPTSGNGSTPQPSNPVVDEAKNRIDEVYIGESELQVTRQDGKKVAAVDSNLISTKIDEINKIIKEIEEENPGTTLGDDVKVVNIRLSEDADLNTALQLQSDVIEKLKAAGFGINIVFNDTEFRLPPAAIGTITSDEIVEIRKDNVAADVLQDVNEAVPAGTRLLSSVYSMSLYKVSKDGKNEERMDLKGTTVSMKVNPSDMQNISANSLKVNYYDRVAKKWIALDARYDAGKNMVVAEVQ; translated from the coding sequence ATGAAAAAAGTATTTAAAAGCCTTATTGCAGCTATACTTATCGTAATGACTATGAGCAGTATTGCTTTTGCACAGGTAGGTTTAGATATTACGGTTAACGGCGCGGAAATAACGATAAACGGTACTTCGGATCATCCTTCAAAAAACGTTATGATTCAGACCTGGAGCGGAAATAAAAAATATTATATAGACGCCGCCCAAACGGATTCCGCAGGGAATTTTAGTTTTGAATTTAATACGGAAGAAGGCCTGAATTATCAGGGAAAAGTAAACGTAGGCGGTGAGCTTAGAGATTTCAGTTTCTCAACTAAATCTTCAGAGGAAATTGCAGTTCAAAGCGTAGAATTAGATGAAGACACATTAGAATTGGAAGTAGGGGACAGTGAAACACTGACAGCTACCATTTTGCCTCAAAATGCCACAAATAAAAAGTTAGTGTGGAAGTCTTCGAACACTGCGATAGCTACGGTAGACCAGAATGGAAATGTCACGGCCATAAAAGAGGGCGCCACTCAGATAGAAGTAGCCAGTGAAGCGGACGGGAGTAAAAAGGATACGTGCGACGTAACAGTTACAAAAGGTGGCGGCGGGCCGGGACCAACACCTACGCCGGAAGAAGTAAGCGTGTATATAAGAGTGGAAGGATATGACGAGACCTTTGTACCTAGAAAAAGGGTAAAAGTAAGTCTGTTTGATTTAACGGAGTATTTATCAAAAGCTTCAGGCAGTTCGGCACAGCCTTCACCAGGATGGGGTGTGGATAAGTTTGACGGGCCAACAAATGCCCATGCTATAGTAACAGCGCTTAAGGGTATAAATTTTAAAAAGGATAAGGATTACAGACTTGAGGATTACGGATACGCCCTGTATATATCCATGATAGGGGGAGACCGGGAAATAGAACGTGGAACTATGTCAGGCTGGATGTATAGCGTAAACGAGAGACTTCCTAATGTAGGATGCCAGGAAAAATTATTAAAAGAAGGCGACGAAATATTATGGTTTTATGGGGCCTTTGGATTTGAAACATGGGTTACCGAGCTGACTGCAGATAAGAAAGAGGTCAAAGCCGGAGAAGAAGTATCGGTGGAACTTGAAGGAACAAGTGCAGATATAAATACCAATAAGCACACAACAGCTAAAATAGCAGATGCTACCATACTGGTGAACGGTAAAGAATACAAGGTGGACGGAAAGGTTGTAAAGACAGACAAAGATGGAAATGCGGCGATAAAATTTGATAAGGCCGGATCCTACACCCTGTCTGCCGTAAGATATGGAGAAAACAACAAAGGCAGCCAAAAAGATATAGTAAGGCCCATACCGGTAACTATAAAGGTAACCAGTGAAACATCTGGACCACCACCAACTAGCGGCAACGGTTCAACTCCACAACCCAGCAACCCGGTAGTAGATGAAGCCAAGAACAGGATTGATGAGGTTTATATAGGCGAGAGTGAATTACAGGTTACCAGACAAGATGGCAAGAAAGTAGCTGCAGTGGATTCAAATTTAATCTCAACAAAAATTGATGAAATAAACAAGATTATTAAGGAAATAGAAGAAGAGAATCCCGGGACAACACTGGGTGACGACGTAAAAGTAGTCAATATAAGGCTCAGCGAAGATGCGGATTTGAATACTGCTTTGCAGCTTCAAAGCGATGTCATCGAAAAGCTTAAGGCGGCGGGCTTTGGGATTAATATTGTCTTTAACGATACGGAGTTTAGGCTGCCTCCGGCTGCAATAGGAACCATAACTTCCGATGAAATTGTAGAGATAAGGAAAGACAATGTAGCAGCCGATGTTTTGCAGGATGTTAACGAGGCCGTACCTGCCGGCACCAGATTACTGTCTTCGGTATATAGCATGAGCTTATATAAAGTAAGCAAAGACGGTAAAAATGAAGAAAGAATGGACTTAAAGGGTACCACGGTGTCTATGAAAGTAAATCCTTCGGATATGCAGAACATAAGTGCAAATAGCCTTAAAGTCAACTACTATGACAGGGTTGCTAAAAAATGGATTGCTCTTGATGCAAGATATGATGCCGGAAAGAATATGGTTGTTGCAGAAGTCCAATAA
- a CDS encoding vWA domain-containing protein translates to MFFLKPLRLLALLGLIFIVLIHLKRRKPKEMEVSSIKLWERVFADISNVKKKRINKYLLLILQLLIGSLIIFSFSEPYLLSKNKDNIYTLAFDCSMSMNAVEKGESRMNTAVKKAGEFIDSTPSGSRFNILSMEESAKVLKENLGKSEAKAAIGQLKPSNNPLDAEKSSKVLNSFGENVVVFTDKDVFKNKNVIKLGETLRDLGIVYGSFEAGLESSYCIVKNYGDSQVNADVALKDEKGNRLGLNDVTLKGGEEKKVFFYDLPQGIQYINFSLENEDMLLENNYYPVEALAEKKKVLLLGESYYVEKAISILPYVELIKKDKVDFSKEEFDFYIIAGDETEGVPKDKALWWVKEVNIGSGIPVVEGEISFEDDKFSYGLNNIKAQGRGYETAGDEETSALIKIDGKTLMYMDKNRHIYSTVDWDNSPLVFTPAFPIFIDNLLGYYLKEDANYKYRDFVINNEQDEGISGTYNVFSNISIKNVLILAVIILLILEWRVFKLGY, encoded by the coding sequence ATGTTTTTTTTAAAACCTTTAAGGCTGCTGGCTCTTTTAGGACTTATATTTATAGTTTTAATTCATTTGAAAAGAAGAAAGCCAAAGGAAATGGAAGTATCCAGCATAAAGCTGTGGGAAAGGGTATTTGCCGATATAAGCAATGTAAAGAAAAAAAGGATAAATAAATACCTGCTGCTTATACTCCAGCTTTTAATAGGATCCCTTATAATATTTTCCTTCAGCGAGCCTTATTTACTCTCAAAAAACAAGGATAACATATACACCCTGGCCTTTGACTGCTCAATGTCCATGAACGCTGTTGAAAAGGGGGAAAGCAGGATGAATACCGCCGTAAAAAAGGCGGGGGAATTTATAGACAGCACCCCTTCAGGCTCAAGATTCAATATATTGAGTATGGAAGAGAGTGCAAAGGTTTTAAAAGAAAACCTGGGGAAAAGTGAGGCAAAGGCTGCCATAGGGCAGTTAAAACCTTCAAATAACCCCCTGGATGCAGAAAAAAGCAGCAAAGTATTAAACAGCTTCGGAGAAAATGTGGTAGTATTCACAGACAAGGATGTTTTTAAAAATAAAAATGTAATAAAGCTGGGAGAAACCTTAAGGGATCTGGGGATCGTATATGGAAGTTTTGAAGCCGGCTTGGAAAGCAGCTACTGCATTGTAAAAAATTATGGGGATTCACAGGTAAATGCTGATGTGGCCTTAAAGGATGAGAAGGGGAATAGATTGGGCTTAAATGATGTCACGTTAAAGGGAGGGGAGGAGAAGAAGGTATTCTTTTATGACCTTCCCCAAGGAATACAATATATAAATTTCAGCCTGGAAAATGAAGATATGCTTCTTGAAAATAATTATTATCCGGTAGAAGCCCTTGCGGAGAAAAAAAAGGTACTCCTGCTGGGAGAAAGCTACTATGTCGAAAAGGCTATAAGTATATTGCCTTATGTGGAGCTCATTAAAAAAGATAAAGTGGATTTTTCTAAGGAAGAATTTGATTTTTACATAATAGCCGGGGATGAAACAGAGGGTGTGCCCAAGGATAAAGCCCTATGGTGGGTTAAAGAGGTAAATATTGGCTCCGGCATTCCAGTGGTTGAAGGAGAAATTTCCTTTGAGGACGATAAATTCTCCTATGGGCTTAATAATATCAAAGCCCAGGGCCGGGGCTATGAGACAGCCGGGGATGAAGAGACGTCGGCTTTAATTAAAATAGACGGCAAAACCCTCATGTACATGGATAAGAACAGACATATTTATTCCACTGTGGACTGGGATAACAGCCCCCTGGTATTTACACCGGCATTTCCCATATTTATAGATAATCTCCTGGGCTATTACTTAAAAGAGGATGCCAATTACAAATACAGGGATTTTGTTATTAACAATGAACAGGATGAAGGGATAAGCGGGACTTATAACGTTTTTTCAAATATAAGCATAAAAAATGTGCTTATATTGGCAGTCATTATATTACTGATACTGGAATGGCGGGTGTTTAAGCTTGGATATTAG
- a CDS encoding VWA domain-containing protein: MNTLILMLFLAALVYFVYEAFKMKELWSRKKLISWLGARLGILILLFLAWKGFGINLTNNETTTIFLADASLSVSEYKKEIEDYINYEIENKSKNERYAVIGFGEDTVIEVPLTYEKQVVRLSSNVKNNFTNLEKALDFSIDYFPENNNKKLVVITDKNENKGDINALRDKVKKKNVNIMVKEINNYKEMDVQLSSIEGPDNIEGYESIPLRVVLESNYEDSGYIYIYMNGSRVIASQVQAVPGENIYEYTLPLEGQNEIFIRGEIDFPGDENKFNNTFSLERRAGGIAKVLVISEKEEDERNINRLLDNLKIERVNYAPGALPDDLNFLSDFNLVILANTEYQNLPQGFADNLEKAVGNFGTGFLAVGGENSFALGGYEDTKLEGILPVSSRMQGKREQGDTGLVLLVDCSGSMDDEAGSVKKIELAKKGAAEAIKALEEEDYIGVLAFSDTLEWVVPYQKAGDKDRLTDEVEKLKSKGGTLIIPGLIDAAETLKNSEVKVRHIILLTDGQAEKDGFDKYIEEMKENNITLSTVAVGEDCDREVLDYLSGSLEGRQYYSTDFRTVPQIISKETRISQKKYLNNDAFEPKEYGNLFNTGGYELPDLKGYMGTGIKNGAEMMLASHYEDPILAVWDYGIGKAGAWTPDLSGKWSEDWIGWEGFNRYWSSIIDYLKKGDGGKNIRLRIDKEGGNVGLLAVYEGPYTEGEVSCTVTGPDNLEESINMVLSEKGEYAGSFSLNKEGRYKFTAFLKEGETVTERVEKSIYLDFSPEYELKYDEIKNMDRLIAECNGKYLNSNESVFDEAVLNKNVSYMDLSFIMLPMALLIFLVDILLRMGF; the protein is encoded by the coding sequence ATGAATACATTAATACTGATGTTGTTTCTTGCAGCTTTGGTTTACTTTGTATATGAAGCTTTTAAAATGAAGGAATTATGGAGCAGAAAAAAGCTTATATCATGGCTGGGAGCCAGGCTTGGAATACTGATACTTTTGTTTCTGGCATGGAAAGGCTTTGGAATAAATCTTACAAATAATGAAACCACAACTATTTTTCTGGCAGATGCATCTTTAAGCGTAAGCGAATATAAAAAAGAGATTGAGGACTATATAAATTATGAAATTGAAAATAAAAGCAAAAATGAAAGATATGCGGTAATAGGCTTCGGAGAGGATACGGTTATAGAAGTGCCTCTTACATATGAAAAACAGGTTGTAAGGTTATCCTCCAATGTTAAAAATAATTTTACCAACTTAGAAAAGGCCCTGGACTTTTCCATAGATTATTTCCCGGAAAACAATAATAAAAAACTGGTGGTCATTACAGATAAAAATGAAAATAAGGGTGATATAAATGCCCTGAGAGATAAAGTGAAAAAAAAGAATGTAAACATCATGGTCAAGGAAATAAACAACTACAAGGAAATGGATGTGCAGCTCTCAAGTATTGAAGGGCCGGATAATATAGAAGGTTATGAAAGCATCCCTTTAAGAGTTGTGCTGGAGAGCAATTATGAAGACAGCGGATATATTTACATATATATGAATGGCAGCAGAGTCATAGCATCGCAGGTACAGGCTGTGCCAGGAGAAAATATTTATGAATACACATTACCCCTGGAAGGGCAAAATGAAATATTTATAAGAGGGGAAATAGATTTTCCGGGGGATGAAAATAAATTCAACAATACGTTCTCCCTGGAGAGAAGGGCAGGCGGCATTGCAAAGGTTCTGGTTATAAGCGAAAAAGAAGAGGACGAAAGGAACATAAACAGGCTTCTTGACAATTTGAAAATAGAAAGGGTCAACTATGCACCCGGCGCCCTGCCAGATGATTTAAACTTTTTATCGGATTTTAACCTGGTGATACTGGCAAACACGGAATATCAAAACCTTCCCCAGGGCTTTGCCGACAACCTTGAAAAAGCCGTCGGCAATTTTGGGACAGGCTTTCTGGCGGTAGGAGGAGAAAATTCCTTTGCTTTAGGAGGATATGAAGATACAAAGCTGGAGGGCATCCTTCCTGTATCCTCCAGAATGCAGGGTAAAAGGGAGCAGGGAGATACGGGGCTGGTGCTTTTGGTGGACTGCTCGGGCAGCATGGACGATGAGGCCGGGTCGGTTAAGAAAATAGAGCTGGCAAAAAAGGGGGCGGCAGAAGCAATAAAAGCCCTGGAAGAAGAGGATTATATAGGGGTACTGGCATTTTCCGATACCCTGGAATGGGTGGTGCCCTATCAAAAAGCCGGGGATAAGGATAGGCTGACAGATGAAGTGGAAAAGCTGAAGTCCAAAGGAGGGACGCTGATTATCCCCGGGCTTATTGATGCTGCTGAAACCTTAAAAAATTCGGAAGTTAAAGTCAGGCACATAATTTTATTGACAGACGGCCAGGCTGAAAAAGATGGCTTTGACAAATACATAGAAGAGATGAAAGAAAACAATATAACATTATCCACGGTGGCCGTAGGAGAGGATTGCGACAGGGAAGTCCTTGATTACCTGTCGGGCTCTTTAGAAGGGAGGCAGTATTATTCAACGGACTTTAGGACGGTGCCTCAGATAATATCAAAGGAAACTAGGATTTCCCAGAAAAAATATTTAAATAACGATGCCTTTGAGCCAAAGGAATACGGCAACCTGTTTAATACAGGCGGATATGAGCTGCCGGATCTTAAAGGCTATATGGGCACAGGAATTAAAAACGGAGCAGAAATGATGCTGGCAAGCCATTATGAAGACCCTATACTGGCTGTGTGGGACTACGGCATTGGAAAAGCCGGGGCATGGACCCCGGATTTAAGCGGAAAGTGGTCTGAAGACTGGATAGGATGGGAGGGATTCAACAGGTATTGGTCTTCAATAATTGACTATCTTAAGAAAGGAGATGGGGGGAAAAATATAAGGCTCCGGATTGACAAAGAGGGAGGAAACGTAGGCTTACTGGCGGTTTACGAAGGGCCGTACACGGAAGGGGAGGTGAGCTGCACCGTCACAGGGCCCGATAATCTTGAAGAAAGCATAAACATGGTATTAAGCGAAAAAGGAGAATATGCCGGGAGCTTTTCCTTAAATAAGGAGGGAAGGTATAAATTTACGGCATTTTTAAAAGAAGGGGAAACTGTCACAGAGAGGGTAGAGAAAAGCATTTACCTTGATTTTTCTCCCGAATATGAGCTTAAGTATGATGAAATTAAAAATATGGACAGACTGATTGCAGAATGCAACGGGAAATACCTTAATTCAAATGAAAGTGTTTTTGATGAGGCCGTATTGAACAAAAATGTATCCTACATGGATTTAAGCTTCATTATGCTGCCCATGGCGCTATTGATATTTTTAGTTGATATATTGCTGAGAATGGGTTTTTAA
- a CDS encoding DUF58 domain-containing protein, which produces MEKFLRDLERASLNIRGRISGYLTGNYKSSRLGDSYDFYGIRPYYTGDDIKNIDWKAFGRTGKIYTKLFTEQKQINAAVLLDNSRSMALGQPSKWETAKLFSIGIGYIILKELNRLNVYSFNDSIELNLHNLNGKKLIYYISNELDKIKPGGGTDFKGAASIDANSRGIIFIITDLLGDNINNFLDNISQRYEKKVLIHIIAREELYPEFKGRMKLIDMETGEYVMRDIGESELAIYRNTLNSFVEGCKEQCEKRGIKYIPARGNASLTDTILKAVEVE; this is translated from the coding sequence ATGGAAAAATTCTTGAGGGACTTAGAGCGCGCTTCATTAAATATAAGGGGGAGAATATCCGGTTATCTGACGGGAAATTATAAAAGCAGCAGGCTGGGGGACTCCTATGACTTTTACGGCATAAGGCCCTATTATACCGGAGACGATATTAAAAATATAGACTGGAAAGCCTTTGGCAGGACGGGGAAAATATATACCAAATTATTTACCGAGCAAAAGCAGATAAATGCGGCCGTACTTCTGGATAACAGCAGGTCCATGGCCCTTGGGCAGCCTTCAAAATGGGAAACTGCAAAGCTTTTTTCCATCGGTATTGGTTATATAATCCTTAAGGAGCTAAACAGATTGAATGTATATTCCTTCAACGACAGCATAGAATTGAATTTGCATAATTTAAACGGGAAGAAGCTTATATATTATATCTCAAATGAGCTTGACAAAATCAAGCCCGGCGGAGGAACTGATTTTAAGGGAGCCGCATCAATAGATGCAAACAGCAGGGGGATAATTTTTATAATAACGGACCTTCTGGGTGACAACATAAATAATTTCCTGGACAATATTTCTCAAAGATATGAGAAAAAGGTGCTTATACATATAATTGCCAGGGAGGAGCTATATCCCGAATTTAAAGGGAGAATGAAACTTATAGATATGGAGACGGGGGAATATGTAATGAGGGATATAGGGGAAAGTGAGCTTGCCATATATAGAAATACATTAAACAGCTTTGTGGAAGGCTGCAAGGAGCAGTGTGAGAAAAGGGGGATAAAATATATACCCGCCCGGGGAAATGCATCTTTAACGGATACTATATTGAAGGCGGTTGAGGTGGAATAG
- a CDS encoding AAA family ATPase translates to MEQVGIKNFYSSYMRAEEEIKKVIIGQDSVIKYVLIGMMAGGNVLLEGMPGLGKTRLIKAIGKVFDLEFSRIQFTPDLMPSDITGAEIIDSSKGNIDFVFKKGPVFSSILLADEINRATPKTQSALLQAMEEKRVTVGNKTYELPDPFFVLATQNPLETEGTYPLPEAQLDRFMFKVNIELPDIEAISAIVDLTTGDDSGEETAVKVLDRESIVKMRKISRSVLVADTVKKMAIDIVSNTYSDKTDIKMVKDYVKCGAGIRAVQSIILSSKVKALIEGRYNVSFEDIKEMAYPSLRHRIFLNFNAFSDKVKEDDIIESLLSRVK, encoded by the coding sequence TTGGAACAGGTAGGGATAAAAAATTTTTACAGCAGTTACATGAGAGCAGAAGAAGAGATAAAAAAAGTAATAATAGGGCAGGACTCCGTCATAAAATATGTGCTCATAGGAATGATGGCAGGGGGAAATGTCCTGCTGGAAGGCATGCCCGGCCTTGGCAAGACACGGCTTATAAAAGCAATAGGAAAGGTTTTTGATCTGGAGTTTTCACGTATACAGTTTACTCCTGACCTTATGCCGTCGGATATTACAGGTGCTGAAATCATAGACAGCAGTAAGGGAAATATTGATTTTGTATTTAAGAAGGGTCCGGTGTTCAGTTCCATACTCCTCGCCGATGAAATAAACAGAGCCACCCCAAAAACTCAAAGCGCACTCCTTCAGGCCATGGAGGAGAAAAGAGTTACTGTGGGAAACAAAACATACGAACTGCCGGACCCGTTTTTTGTGCTGGCTACCCAAAACCCTCTGGAAACGGAAGGCACATATCCGCTGCCCGAAGCCCAGCTGGACAGGTTTATGTTTAAGGTAAACATAGAATTGCCGGATATAGAGGCCATATCGGCCATAGTGGATTTAACCACCGGCGACGATTCGGGGGAAGAAACTGCCGTGAAAGTGCTGGACAGGGAAAGCATAGTTAAGATGCGGAAGATATCAAGGAGTGTGCTGGTAGCGGATACGGTAAAAAAGATGGCAATAGATATAGTGTCCAACACCTACAGCGACAAAACCGACATAAAGATGGTAAAAGACTATGTTAAATGCGGCGCCGGCATAAGGGCGGTGCAGTCCATCATACTTTCTTCAAAGGTAAAGGCCTTAATCGAAGGCAGGTATAATGTGTCCTTTGAGGATATAAAAGAAATGGCATACCCTTCCTTAAGGCACAGGATATTTTTAAACTTCAATGCCTTTTCGGATAAGGTAAAGGAAGATGATATAATAGAAAGCCTTTTGAGCAGGGTGAAATAA
- a CDS encoding prenyltransferase/squalene oxidase repeat-containing protein, whose protein sequence is MKNKKPVRIILMVLAALICIGSMGYANSNARRKAALKKKIYDASQKTIQHYYDTYEPREFAGLMDWPALGLYGFGEDISGPVWTVNGKNAAYWREEQVKAKEGLSETKNTDYQRTLIGIVSANRDPRNFGGIDFVKTVKETMLPNGHFADSVKDTRTKVPIGDDLINSQCFGIISLYCAGEPTPNRDKAIRWLEKNQHVDGGFTWDVKDYSDKEDYLKVTSDVDMTASTLMAFSILKMDTNYPPVKRALEFLKNQQLDNGGFQSWGVQNPESTIWAIQALLMHGENPLDKAWEKTKDCGPVEFILKHQLENGTFTHVLDEKDMLPVYDNSMTTYEALYGMADAYNEETTYTKLYKANRPQSEKLLFSDFKEGDYGYNEAVEAAYDYVIDIYADGTFKPHKNVTKGELARYMVNALNLQDEFYSKYSGDELKFVNENSDVLEIDSEDNYIKLCLEKGIFQGIDSLDKEGEKEREIRSDELIPALLNGGKLINKNLEAEKLEFDSFISGETVSRAQCAVSLSKFMKLVK, encoded by the coding sequence ATGAAAAACAAAAAACCGGTCAGGATCATCCTGATGGTTCTTGCAGCTTTAATATGCATCGGGAGTATGGGCTACGCAAACAGCAATGCCCGCAGAAAGGCAGCGCTTAAAAAGAAAATTTACGATGCCTCTCAAAAGACCATACAGCACTACTATGATACCTATGAGCCCCGGGAATTCGCCGGCTTAATGGACTGGCCCGCTCTGGGACTGTATGGCTTTGGAGAGGATATAAGCGGTCCTGTCTGGACCGTAAACGGGAAAAATGCCGCTTACTGGAGGGAAGAACAGGTAAAAGCAAAAGAGGGGCTTTCGGAAACTAAAAATACCGATTACCAGAGGACGCTGATAGGAATAGTTTCTGCCAACAGGGACCCCAGAAATTTCGGAGGCATTGACTTTGTAAAGACGGTAAAAGAAACCATGCTTCCAAACGGTCATTTTGCGGATTCCGTAAAGGATACCCGGACAAAAGTGCCCATAGGGGATGATCTCATTAATTCCCAGTGCTTCGGGATAATATCACTTTACTGTGCCGGAGAGCCCACCCCCAATAGGGATAAGGCTATAAGGTGGCTGGAGAAAAACCAGCATGTTGACGGGGGATTTACCTGGGATGTTAAGGATTACAGCGACAAGGAAGATTATTTGAAGGTGACCTCCGATGTGGACATGACGGCATCGACCCTTATGGCTTTCAGCATATTGAAAATGGATACGAATTATCCGCCCGTTAAAAGGGCGCTGGAATTCTTAAAAAACCAGCAGCTTGACAACGGGGGCTTCCAGTCCTGGGGAGTACAAAACCCTGAAAGCACTATATGGGCAATACAGGCACTGCTGATGCATGGGGAAAATCCTCTTGACAAGGCCTGGGAAAAAACTAAGGACTGCGGGCCTGTAGAATTCATTTTGAAGCACCAGCTTGAAAACGGCACCTTTACCCATGTGCTGGATGAAAAGGATATGCTTCCCGTATACGACAACAGCATGACTACTTATGAAGCCTTATACGGTATGGCTGATGCTTACAACGAAGAAACGACCTATACAAAGCTTTATAAGGCAAACAGGCCCCAATCAGAAAAGCTGCTGTTCAGTGATTTCAAGGAAGGGGACTATGGCTATAATGAGGCAGTGGAAGCAGCATATGACTATGTTATTGATATTTATGCCGACGGCACCTTTAAACCCCATAAGAATGTAACAAAGGGAGAGCTTGCCAGGTACATGGTCAATGCTTTGAATCTGCAGGATGAATTTTACAGCAAATACAGCGGTGATGAGCTTAAATTTGTAAATGAAAACTCAGATGTCCTGGAAATAGACAGTGAGGACAATTATATAAAGCTTTGCCTGGAAAAGGGCATATTTCAGGGTATTGATAGCTTAGATAAGGAAGGTGAAAAGGAAAGAGAAATAAGGAGCGATGAGCTGATTCCAGCATTGCTCAATGGGGGAAAACTTATAAATAAAAATCTGGAAGCTGAAAAGCTTGAGTTTGACAGTTTCATTAGCGGTGAAACTGTCAGCAGGGCACAATGTGCCGTAAGCCTCAGTAAATTCATGAAACTGGTTAAATAA